A single region of the Triticum dicoccoides isolate Atlit2015 ecotype Zavitan chromosome 2B, WEW_v2.0, whole genome shotgun sequence genome encodes:
- the LOC119366539 gene encoding anthocyanidin reductase ((2S)-flavan-3-ol-forming)-like isoform X2, with amino-acid sequence MVLVEDDGTRRKTACVTGGNGYIASALIKMLLEKGYAVKTTVRKPNDMAKNSHLKDLQALGPLQVFCADLEEEGSFDDAIAGCNYAFLVAAPSNLDPQNPEKDLIEPAVQGTLNVMRSCHRAGTVKRVVLTSSAAAVTARPVEGDGNVLDEESWSDVGFLRSTKMAHWAYSVSKVLVEKAACAFAQEHGISLVTVCPVLTVGVAPAPGVNTSVAVLLSLLSGDDAMASILGHIEMSSGSISVVHVDDLCRTEILLAEKETASGRYICCSLNTTAVALARFLALKYPQYNVKTDRFGGLPEKPKVCISSAKLVGEGFRFKQDTLDKIYDGAVQYGRALGILPY; translated from the exons ATGGTGTTGGTGGAAGACGATGGGACAAGAAGGAAGACAGCGTGCGTCACCGGAGGGAATGGGTACATAGCCTCGGCGCTCATCAAGATGCTGCTGGAGAAGGGATACGCCGTGAAGACGACGGTCAGAAAACCCA ATGACATGGCCAAGAACTCGCATCTCAAGGATTTGCAAGCTCTCGGTCCCTTGCAGGTCTTCTGTGCGGACCTGGAGGAAGAAGGCAGCTTTGACGACGCCATTGCCGGCTGCAACTATGCCTTCCTCGTCGCCGCTCCGTCGAACCTCGACCCGCAGAACCCCGAG AAAGACTTGATCGAGCCAGCCGTCCAAGGAACCCTCAACGTGATGAGGTCGTGTCACAGAGCAGGGACGGTAAAACGCGTGGTCCTAacatcgtcggcggcggcggtcacAGCCCGGCCGGTTGAAGGCGATGGTAATGTCCTGGACGAGGAATCCTGGTCTGACGTCGGGTTCCTCAGATCCACAAAAATGGCTCATTGG GCCTACTCGGTTTCAAAGGTGCTGGTAGAGAAGGCGGCGTGCGCGTTCGCGCAGGAGCACGGCATCAGCCTGGTCACCGTGTGTCCTGTTCTTACGGTGGGGGTGGCGCCGGCGCCAGGTGTCAACACAAGCGTCGCCGTCTTACTCTCCCTACTATCCG GCGATGACGCGATGGCCAGCATTCTGGGGCACATCGAGATGTCGTCCGGTTCGATCTCAGTGGTCCACGTGGACGACCTATGCCGTACCGAGATACTCCTTGCCGAGAAGGAGACGGCGTCAGGGCGGTATATCTGCTGCAGCCTCAACACCACCGCCGTGGCGCTCGCCCGCTTCCTGGCGCTCAAGTACCCACAGTACAATGTCAAGACCGACCG TTTTGGTGGTCTCCCCGAGAAACCCAAAGTCTGCATTTCCTCGGCCAAGCTCGTCGGAGAAGGCTTCCGGTTCAAGCAAGATACACTGGACAAGATATACGATGGTGCCGTCCAGTACGGAAGGGCCTTAGGGATCCTTCCATACTAA
- the LOC119366539 gene encoding anthocyanidin reductase ((2S)-flavan-3-ol-forming)-like isoform X1 yields the protein MVLVEDDGTRRKTACVTGGNGYIASALIKMLLEKGYAVKTTVRKPNDMAKNSHLKDLQALGPLQVFCADLEEEGSFDDAIAGCNYAFLVAAPSNLDPQNPEKDLIEPAVQGTLNVMRSCHRAGTVKRVVLTSSAAAVTARPVEGDGNVLDEESWSDVGFLRSTKMAHWAYSVSKVLVEKAACAFAQEHGISLVTVCPVLTVGVAPAPGVNTSVAVLLSLLSGTYLHLQMNKVEVLFSKNTWWCCQAMTRWPAFWGTSRCRPVRSQWSTWTTYAVPRYSLPRRRRRQGGISAAASTPPPWRSPASWRSSTHSTMSRPTVLVVSPRNPKSAFPRPSSSEKASGSSKIHWTRYTMVPSSTEGP from the exons ATGGTGTTGGTGGAAGACGATGGGACAAGAAGGAAGACAGCGTGCGTCACCGGAGGGAATGGGTACATAGCCTCGGCGCTCATCAAGATGCTGCTGGAGAAGGGATACGCCGTGAAGACGACGGTCAGAAAACCCA ATGACATGGCCAAGAACTCGCATCTCAAGGATTTGCAAGCTCTCGGTCCCTTGCAGGTCTTCTGTGCGGACCTGGAGGAAGAAGGCAGCTTTGACGACGCCATTGCCGGCTGCAACTATGCCTTCCTCGTCGCCGCTCCGTCGAACCTCGACCCGCAGAACCCCGAG AAAGACTTGATCGAGCCAGCCGTCCAAGGAACCCTCAACGTGATGAGGTCGTGTCACAGAGCAGGGACGGTAAAACGCGTGGTCCTAacatcgtcggcggcggcggtcacAGCCCGGCCGGTTGAAGGCGATGGTAATGTCCTGGACGAGGAATCCTGGTCTGACGTCGGGTTCCTCAGATCCACAAAAATGGCTCATTGG GCCTACTCGGTTTCAAAGGTGCTGGTAGAGAAGGCGGCGTGCGCGTTCGCGCAGGAGCACGGCATCAGCCTGGTCACCGTGTGTCCTGTTCTTACGGTGGGGGTGGCGCCGGCGCCAGGTGTCAACACAAGCGTCGCCGTCTTACTCTCCCTACTATCCG GTACATACTTACATCTACAAATGAATAAAGTTGAAGTTCTGTTTTCAAAAAATACATGGTGGTGTTGTCAGGCGATGACGCGATGGCCAGCATTCTGGGGCACATCGAGATGTCGTCCGGTTCGATCTCAGTGGTCCACGTGGACGACCTATGCCGTACCGAGATACTCCTTGCCGAGAAGGAGACGGCGTCAGGGCGGTATATCTGCTGCAGCCTCAACACCACCGCCGTGGCGCTCGCCCGCTTCCTGGCGCTCAAGTACCCACAGTACAATGTCAAGACCGACCG TTTTGGTGGTCTCCCCGAGAAACCCAAAGTCTGCATTTCCTCGGCCAAGCTCGTCGGAGAAGGCTTCCGGTTCAAGCAAGATACACTGGACAAGATATACGATGGTGCCGTCCAGTACGGAAGGGCCTTAG